The following proteins are co-located in the Methanobacterium aggregans genome:
- a CDS encoding flavodoxin family protein — MKVLIACYSYGGNTLKVAEELKKNLDGDLTKIEPVKDRFYLLKGWGALREQRAAIKPCTTDMSDYDALVVCCPVWAGKSPAGLNQYLDELQNVEGKKLGAFVTMGGNGNQKATIQIREALAERGMEFLGQMKISGKDLKSGNYNEMVETFAKKFQDA; from the coding sequence TTGAAAGTTTTGATTGCATGTTACTCATACGGTGGCAACACATTAAAGGTTGCTGAGGAGCTTAAAAAAAATTTAGATGGAGATTTAACAAAAATAGAACCTGTAAAAGATAGATTTTACCTTTTAAAGGGTTGGGGTGCTTTGAGAGAACAGCGTGCAGCCATCAAGCCATGCACAACTGACATGAGTGATTATGATGCTCTGGTGGTCTGCTGCCCAGTGTGGGCTGGAAAATCACCTGCTGGACTTAATCAATACCTTGATGAACTTCAGAACGTTGAAGGTAAAAAATTAGGGGCTTTTGTGACCATGGGAGGTAATGGAAATCAAAAAGCCACCATCCAGATAAGAGAAGCTCTTGCAGAAAGAGGAATGGAATTTCTGGGCCAGATGAAGATTTCAGGCAAGGATTTAAAGTCAGGTAATTACAACGAGATGGTTGAAACCTTCGCGAAAAAGTTTCAGGATGCTTAA
- a CDS encoding potassium channel family protein: MNDNLKMNFSKLFQVIITILIIFIVIDIVMLLALTFFNLKTSTTYLILRFDLLVSSLTFLIFLISLKNSKDKKTFLKENWILILAAFPIIFIFWGLKGLYIATFIMPAFNLVKIYSMVRTISKIGSKFLKFSKETGLGYGIIIVTSVFFLGSIAFFFVESGVNPNLHGFEDALWYMMVSMTTTGYGDIVPVTGIGKIIGSIAMLTGVGFASYATASVASMIFQQLRKERDKETEQLKKLSKTYRGERKADDEEIKELLRDILQRMDEKDKKEF; encoded by the coding sequence ATGAACGATAATTTGAAAATGAACTTTAGCAAATTATTTCAAGTCATAATAACCATTTTAATAATTTTTATAGTCATCGATATCGTAATGCTCCTTGCATTAACCTTCTTCAACCTCAAAACTAGCACCACCTACTTAATATTGAGGTTTGACTTATTAGTTTCTTCACTGACATTTTTAATATTTTTAATAAGTTTAAAGAACTCCAAAGATAAAAAAACGTTTTTAAAGGAAAACTGGATACTCATTTTAGCGGCCTTCCCTATTATTTTCATTTTCTGGGGTTTAAAAGGACTTTACATTGCTACATTCATCATGCCTGCCTTCAACCTCGTTAAGATCTACTCCATGGTAAGAACTATTAGTAAGATAGGCAGTAAATTCCTTAAATTTTCAAAAGAAACTGGATTAGGTTATGGAATAATCATAGTCACCTCAGTATTCTTTCTTGGTTCTATAGCTTTCTTTTTTGTAGAAAGTGGGGTGAACCCAAATCTACATGGATTTGAAGATGCCCTATGGTACATGATGGTAAGCATGACAACAACTGGATACGGGGACATAGTACCTGTAACTGGAATAGGCAAGATAATAGGTAGCATAGCCATGCTAACTGGTGTAGGATTTGCAAGTTACGCAACAGCATCCGTTGCAAGCATGATCTTCCAGCAGCTCAGGAAAGAAAGGGATAAAGAAACTGAACAACTTAAAAAACTGAGTAAAACGTACCGGGGCGAAAGAAAAGCTGATGATGAAGAGATAAAGGAACTTTTAAGGGATATTCTTCAAAGGATGGATGAAAAGGATAAAAAAGAATTTTAA
- the hisB gene encoding imidazoleglycerol-phosphate dehydratase HisB, whose amino-acid sequence MRKKELMRKTSETDIKISLNLDGNGNSDVSTGIEFFDHMLNSFTKHGFFNLEVKAEGDIGVDDHHTVEDVGILLGNVFKEAIGDKRGIKRMSHAIIPMDDALATVAIDISGRSYAVMNFTFKKAKVGDLSTENVEHFFESFANSAGININAKAEGENDHHKIEALFKAFARALSDASHVEHDTIPSTKGVL is encoded by the coding sequence ATGAGAAAGAAGGAACTAATGAGAAAAACCTCTGAAACTGATATAAAAATCTCTTTAAACCTTGATGGAAATGGAAACTCAGACGTGAGTACTGGAATTGAATTTTTCGACCACATGCTGAACTCTTTTACAAAACATGGCTTTTTCAACCTTGAAGTTAAAGCAGAAGGGGATATTGGGGTTGACGACCATCACACAGTTGAGGACGTTGGAATACTCCTTGGAAATGTGTTTAAGGAGGCCATTGGAGATAAAAGAGGTATTAAAAGGATGTCCCATGCAATCATCCCTATGGATGATGCTCTTGCAACTGTGGCCATAGACATAAGTGGTAGAAGTTATGCTGTAATGAATTTCACATTCAAAAAAGCTAAAGTAGGAGATTTAAGTACTGAGAACGTTGAACACTTCTTTGAATCCTTTGCAAACTCTGCTGGAATAAATATCAACGCCAAGGCAGAGGGAGAAAACGATCACCACAAAATAGAAGCTCTTTTCAAGGCATTTGCACGGGCTTTAAGTGATGCATCCCACGTGGAGCATGATACCATACCAAGCACCAAGGGTGTTCTGTAG
- a CDS encoding 4Fe-4S binding protein, translated as MKVVVDKDKCTGCGKCREMCPKGFKIWNIGPNKKAKASNLRFCHVCTICAGVCPTKAIQVIRDREEDEKEGTNEKNL; from the coding sequence ATGAAGGTAGTTGTGGATAAGGATAAATGCACGGGATGCGGAAAATGCAGGGAAATGTGTCCTAAGGGATTTAAAATCTGGAATATAGGTCCAAATAAAAAGGCGAAAGCATCTAACTTAAGATTTTGCCACGTCTGCACAATATGCGCAGGTGTGTGCCCAACGAAGGCAATACAAGTAATAAGGGATAGGGAAGAAGATGAGAAAGAAGGAACTAATGAGAAAAACCTCTGA
- a CDS encoding TOBE domain-containing protein, with protein sequence MTDSIEGPEYKLKIGDKSILLDYKKFMLLKGTQEYGSITKSAKEIGIPYRTALKYIENLEKDMGTSIVASKRGGKGGGGSSQLTSVGKMITREYTKFSIILKKHSDVNEVEGKVAEIDSDNRIMKISLNREIVILPIIEDLNIGDEVLLLISPEEIFIMLEPHESSVRNIFEGKIIEMGFQNEMVRIKVAIDKDISLFADITEYSRDKLGLNLGNNIFIGFKATSVPVIKI encoded by the coding sequence ATGACTGATTCAATTGAAGGCCCGGAATACAAGTTGAAAATAGGGGATAAATCCATCTTACTGGATTACAAAAAGTTCATGCTTTTAAAAGGTACCCAAGAATATGGTTCCATAACCAAATCAGCAAAAGAAATAGGCATTCCATACCGTACTGCCCTTAAATATATAGAAAATCTTGAAAAAGATATGGGAACATCTATTGTTGCAAGTAAACGCGGGGGAAAAGGTGGTGGAGGTAGCAGTCAGCTCACAAGTGTGGGTAAAATGATTACAAGGGAGTATACGAAATTCAGCATCATCCTGAAAAAACACTCCGATGTAAATGAGGTAGAGGGCAAAGTTGCAGAGATCGATTCAGATAACAGGATCATGAAGATATCTCTTAACCGTGAAATTGTTATTCTACCCATAATTGAAGATCTGAATATTGGAGACGAAGTTCTGCTTTTAATAAGTCCAGAAGAGATATTTATAATGCTTGAACCCCATGAATCCAGTGTTAGAAATATATTTGAAGGCAAAATAATAGAGATGGGATTCCAAAATGAAATGGTTCGAATTAAAGTAGCAATAGACAAAGATATAAGTTTATTTGCAGATATTACAGAATATTCCCGGGACAAATTGGGTTTAAATCTAGGTAATAACATTTTCATAGGATTTAAAGCCACTTCCGTACCTGTGATCAAAATATGA
- a CDS encoding flavodoxin family protein, with product MLVLGICGSPRKQSTDYVLRESLNMMEEMGFETEFFGVRGKNLSPCRHCDYCIRNKECVVKDDMYEVYPLIKEADGLIMATPIYNGGLSAQLKTVMDRCRALGAEDVDYLRYKVGMGISVGGDRSGGQELAMQQIITYYILSGAIPVGGGSFGANIGANFWSRDSLQGVKDDEEGWRSLRKTVKHFADFLRVYK from the coding sequence ATGTTGGTACTGGGAATATGCGGAAGTCCAAGGAAACAGTCAACTGACTATGTTTTAAGGGAATCCCTGAATATGATGGAAGAAATGGGTTTTGAAACGGAATTTTTCGGTGTTCGTGGGAAAAACCTGAGCCCATGCAGACACTGCGATTACTGTATCCGTAACAAGGAGTGTGTTGTAAAGGATGACATGTACGAAGTTTATCCCCTTATAAAAGAGGCAGATGGACTTATAATGGCCACTCCAATATACAACGGAGGATTGAGTGCCCAGCTGAAAACTGTTATGGACAGGTGCCGGGCCCTTGGGGCTGAAGATGTGGATTACCTTCGCTACAAGGTGGGTATGGGAATATCTGTAGGTGGAGATAGATCTGGAGGTCAAGAACTTGCAATGCAACAGATAATCACCTATTACATCCTAAGTGGTGCCATACCTGTTGGTGGGGGTTCCTTCGGCGCAAACATCGGTGCGAACTTCTGGTCCAGGGACAGTCTCCAGGGAGTTAAGGATGATGAAGAGGGTTGGAGAAGCCTCAGAAAAACTGTGAAACATTTTGCAGATTTCCTTAGGGTTTACAAATAG
- a CDS encoding tetratricopeptide repeat protein, with amino-acid sequence MFFKKEKNKNFLLQKGVNLASKGEDVDAIKFYDKVLDLDSDHFLALYNKGISLGRIGKYDEELNCLQKALNINPEDVDAWNDKAFALGKLGRYEEQLESLNIALKLDSKHFKALFNKGIVFMGFEKYLEALKCFDEALEVNPMYVDAWYNKGLIFQRRGKDKESLKYYDKTLELDPQYFNALVNKGVALGKLKRYFEELECLNRALKLNPKNIQARFNQAITFMELEKYDDALNSFAEILNLDLNNANVWYNKGIIYEKRGDNEKALECFKKALKLESNKNY; translated from the coding sequence ATGTTCTTTAAAAAAGAGAAGAATAAAAACTTTTTGCTTCAGAAAGGGGTAAATCTGGCTTCTAAAGGTGAAGATGTGGATGCCATTAAATTTTATGATAAAGTTCTAGATTTGGATTCAGATCATTTTTTGGCTTTGTATAATAAGGGTATTTCCTTGGGAAGGATTGGAAAATATGATGAAGAGTTAAATTGTTTACAAAAAGCGTTGAATATTAATCCTGAAGATGTGGATGCATGGAATGATAAAGCCTTTGCACTGGGGAAGCTTGGAAGATATGAGGAACAATTAGAATCTTTGAATATTGCTTTGAAGTTGGATTCAAAACATTTTAAAGCATTATTTAATAAGGGTATTGTTTTTATGGGCTTTGAAAAATATTTGGAAGCACTTAAATGTTTTGATGAAGCTTTAGAAGTAAATCCAATGTATGTAGATGCATGGTATAATAAAGGCCTCATATTTCAGAGACGTGGTAAAGATAAAGAATCACTTAAGTATTATGATAAAACTTTAGAATTAGATCCTCAATACTTTAATGCTTTAGTTAATAAAGGTGTTGCACTTGGAAAACTTAAAAGATACTTTGAAGAGCTGGAATGCCTAAATAGGGCATTAAAATTAAATCCTAAAAACATTCAGGCTAGATTTAATCAAGCTATTACTTTTATGGAACTTGAAAAATATGATGATGCGCTGAATTCTTTCGCGGAAATTTTAAATCTGGATCTTAATAATGCAAATGTGTGGTATAACAAAGGCATTATCTATGAAAAACGTGGAGATAATGAAAAAGCGTTAGAATGCTTTAAAAAGGCTTTAAAACTTGAAAGTAATAAAAATTATTAA
- a CDS encoding tetratricopeptide repeat protein, which yields MVFGDFKKRKLFKKADDCEDQGNYQEALEILNEIIEVDPHYFKALSLKGIVLKKLGKYEESIVCYDKALELDSSLPEVWYNKGNALIDLDRNDQALSCYNKALDLNPSFSRAWYNKGNALRKLGNFNEAIDCFDKAVELDDKFENALYNKAVILKVLKKYEEALGCYNRVLELNPENSSVWNNMGSIYGTLNKNKKALDCFNKVLELDPNEIRSWYGKGAVFIQLGEHEKALNCLNKSLEVDPDFEPARKLKEKLAQGEFS from the coding sequence ATGGTATTTGGTGATTTTAAGAAGAGAAAGTTATTTAAAAAGGCTGATGATTGTGAAGATCAGGGTAATTATCAAGAAGCTTTAGAAATTCTTAATGAGATTATAGAGGTGGATCCTCATTATTTCAAGGCATTAAGTCTTAAAGGGATTGTTCTTAAAAAGCTTGGAAAATATGAAGAGTCTATTGTTTGTTATGATAAAGCTTTGGAGTTAGATTCAAGTTTGCCCGAAGTATGGTACAATAAAGGGAATGCTCTTATTGATCTTGATAGAAATGACCAAGCCCTTTCTTGTTATAATAAGGCTTTAGATTTAAATCCCAGTTTTTCCCGGGCCTGGTATAATAAGGGGAATGCTCTTAGAAAATTGGGTAACTTCAACGAAGCAATTGATTGTTTTGATAAGGCGGTTGAGTTAGATGATAAATTTGAAAATGCTCTTTATAATAAAGCCGTAATTTTAAAGGTTTTGAAAAAGTATGAAGAAGCGTTGGGGTGTTATAATCGCGTTTTAGAGTTGAATCCTGAAAATTCAAGTGTATGGAACAATATGGGATCGATTTATGGGACTCTCAATAAAAATAAAAAAGCGTTAGATTGCTTTAATAAGGTTTTAGAGCTGGATCCTAATGAGATTCGTTCGTGGTATGGTAAAGGCGCTGTTTTTATACAGTTAGGAGAACATGAAAAAGCTTTAAACTGTCTGAATAAATCCCTAGAAGTGGATCCAGATTTTGAACCTGCAAGAAAACTTAAAGAAAAACTGGCACAAGGCGAATTTAGTTAG
- a CDS encoding DUF308 domain-containing protein: MQKMISAIILIILGLLVMAVPALGILPVAIITGFLVLILGIGLLLGGIIEIGESAGLGILEVVLGVIALILGLGFIFNPTLFAAVAGFLIYIVGLFLIIAGIMGVLTKEGNNRLNGIVAIIIGLLLMFVGSNPIYLGVLIGLWLLIIGIMMIFQKD; the protein is encoded by the coding sequence ATGCAAAAAATGATCAGTGCAATAATTCTCATTATTCTTGGTTTACTTGTAATGGCAGTTCCTGCCTTAGGAATTCTTCCTGTAGCAATAATAACAGGATTTTTGGTCCTTATTTTAGGTATAGGGCTACTTTTAGGCGGCATAATAGAAATAGGTGAAAGTGCAGGTCTTGGAATCCTGGAAGTCGTACTGGGTGTAATAGCATTGATTCTCGGCCTAGGTTTCATATTCAATCCTACTCTATTCGCTGCAGTGGCTGGCTTTTTAATTTACATAGTTGGTTTATTCCTAATTATTGCAGGAATAATGGGTGTACTTACAAAAGAGGGTAATAACAGATTGAATGGAATTGTAGCCATCATAATCGGTTTATTATTAATGTTTGTAGGTTCCAACCCCATATACTTAGGAGTATTGATTGGGCTATGGCTTTTAATCATTGGAATAATGATGATATTCCAAAAGGATTAA
- a CDS encoding YbjQ family protein, whose product MLASMKKFFMEKRWALIAIILGVSLGFGSAIICVAWNLVIFGFNIMYIVSPLLAGFIETFIASRKYGRSTGAISALLTFLLINGYGWFGPGWIFPKEPVTLSLITIIAIILTIQAAFPILVNYILFVVVMGTFIRIIGSLVYLPSKIQRKTPEVKAKEEIKGPSADETFLDELAIPLLSVPNVEGGKIEKYLGLVGGEAVAKEKESEGLVSKITKIIQPTQLDDMNLGKAKKVAISRMLEESKSIGANTVIEVLIDYVSMGGLQGSVFIVTATGTAVIYEEQSKI is encoded by the coding sequence TTGCTTGCTTCAATGAAAAAATTTTTCATGGAAAAACGCTGGGCACTGATTGCCATAATCTTAGGGGTTTCATTAGGATTTGGCTCTGCTATTATTTGTGTTGCATGGAATTTAGTTATTTTTGGATTCAACATCATGTACATAGTGTCTCCATTACTGGCAGGATTTATTGAAACCTTCATAGCGAGTAGAAAGTACGGTCGAAGTACAGGTGCTATCAGCGCTCTTTTGACATTCCTTTTAATCAATGGTTATGGTTGGTTCGGCCCTGGCTGGATTTTCCCTAAAGAACCTGTTACACTCAGTTTAATTACTATAATTGCAATTATACTGACAATTCAAGCCGCATTTCCTATATTGGTTAATTATATTCTTTTTGTAGTTGTCATGGGTACCTTCATAAGGATTATAGGATCCCTTGTGTACCTTCCTTCTAAAATCCAGAGAAAAACTCCTGAAGTCAAAGCAAAGGAGGAAATTAAGGGACCATCTGCCGATGAAACTTTCCTTGATGAACTAGCTATACCCCTATTATCCGTTCCTAATGTAGAAGGAGGGAAAATAGAGAAATATTTAGGATTAGTTGGGGGAGAAGCCGTAGCAAAAGAAAAAGAATCTGAAGGATTGGTTTCAAAGATTACAAAGATCATTCAACCAACTCAATTGGATGACATGAATTTAGGAAAGGCCAAAAAGGTGGCCATATCCCGAATGCTAGAAGAATCTAAATCAATTGGAGCAAATACTGTGATTGAAGTTTTAATTGACTATGTTTCTATGGGAGGGTTACAAGGCAGCGTATTTATTGTAACCGCCACCGGAACTGCAGTTATATATGAAGAACAAAGTAAAATATAG
- a CDS encoding YbjQ family protein, with the protein MLIVTTPTIEGKKIVEYYGLVTGDSLLGANLYKDMFSGVRDVVGGRTSKYEEELTNARHMALEIMQEKAEKKGANAIIGTRVAYHNLGGTMGNTIMVTMSGTAVSFQE; encoded by the coding sequence ATGCTGATAGTAACTACACCAACCATTGAAGGGAAAAAAATAGTTGAATATTATGGTTTAGTAACTGGGGACTCCCTCTTGGGAGCAAATCTCTACAAAGATATGTTCTCAGGAGTGAGAGATGTGGTGGGAGGAAGAACCTCTAAATATGAAGAAGAGCTTACAAATGCCAGACACATGGCTCTAGAGATTATGCAAGAAAAAGCAGAGAAAAAAGGTGCTAATGCAATCATAGGAACTCGTGTGGCTTATCATAACTTGGGAGGTACCATGGGAAATACCATAATGGTCACCATGTCTGGAACTGCAGTTTCTTTCCAGGAATAA
- a CDS encoding bifunctional 5,6,7,8-tetrahydromethanopterin hydro-lyase/3-hexulose-6-phosphate synthase, whose amino-acid sequence MYQIGEALIGNGNELAHVDLVIGDKNSPVGAAFVNNMADMSLGHTPLLSVIRPNLMTKPATLIVPKVTVRGLGDADKIFGPAQTAVGRAVADSVAEGVIPKEDAEDLVIIANVFIHPEAEDYRKIYQYNYGATKLAIKRAMENYPSIKKVLAEKDRGTHPVMGFKVNRLWNPPYLQVALDLDNMEQMERIINTLPDRERILIEAGTPLVKKFGVGIIGKIRELKRDAFIIADLKTLDVGRIEVKMAADETADAIAISGLGTVESIEKAIHEAQKQGIYSILDMMNVEKFVEKLESLSYKPDIVLLHRNVDLETMKSERGEKLGEVTEWGNINQIREILGEGKLVAVAGGITPERVDKALENTADIIVVGRYIIGSRDVRRAAQDFLDRMPQDPDTMRLAMDEDEAI is encoded by the coding sequence ATGTATCAAATAGGGGAAGCCTTAATTGGAAATGGCAATGAATTAGCTCACGTTGATTTAGTAATTGGAGACAAAAACAGCCCTGTTGGCGCCGCATTCGTCAATAATATGGCAGATATGTCCTTGGGACACACACCACTTTTATCGGTTATAAGGCCGAATTTAATGACCAAACCAGCAACCTTGATAGTTCCAAAGGTAACTGTAAGGGGCCTTGGAGATGCTGATAAAATATTTGGCCCTGCACAGACCGCTGTAGGCCGAGCTGTTGCTGATTCTGTTGCAGAAGGAGTTATACCAAAAGAAGATGCAGAGGACCTTGTCATAATTGCAAACGTCTTCATACACCCTGAAGCAGAGGACTACCGTAAGATATACCAGTACAACTACGGTGCAACAAAACTCGCAATAAAAAGGGCAATGGAAAACTACCCATCCATTAAAAAGGTTCTTGCAGAAAAAGACAGAGGAACTCACCCAGTAATGGGATTCAAAGTCAACAGGCTCTGGAACCCACCTTACCTGCAGGTTGCACTTGACCTGGACAACATGGAACAAATGGAACGTATAATAAACACCTTACCCGACAGGGAAAGGATATTAATAGAAGCTGGAACTCCTCTGGTTAAAAAATTCGGTGTTGGAATCATCGGCAAGATCAGAGAACTTAAACGGGACGCATTCATAATAGCAGACCTTAAAACCCTTGATGTTGGTAGGATTGAGGTTAAAATGGCTGCAGATGAAACAGCAGATGCTATTGCAATCTCCGGACTTGGAACAGTTGAATCCATTGAAAAAGCCATTCATGAAGCACAGAAACAGGGAATATACTCCATACTTGACATGATGAACGTTGAAAAATTCGTTGAAAAGCTTGAGTCCCTGAGTTACAAACCTGACATTGTTCTTCTCCACAGGAACGTGGACCTTGAAACAATGAAGTCAGAACGTGGTGAAAAACTGGGTGAAGTAACAGAATGGGGTAACATCAACCAGATCAGAGAAATTCTCGGCGAAGGAAAACTCGTTGCAGTTGCAGGAGGCATAACACCTGAAAGAGTGGATAAAGCCCTTGAAAACACAGCTGATATCATCGTTGTGGGCCGTTACATCATAGGTTCAAGAGATGTGCGCCGTGCAGCTCAGGACTTCCTTGACCGCATGCCACAAGACCCTGACACCATGAGACTTGCAATGGATGAAGATGAAGCCATCTAA
- a CDS encoding TrpB-like pyridoxal phosphate-dependent enzyme — MYRIMLDEKDVPKKWYNIAADLPVELPAPTQTEEGHQLENLPKIFSKGVLEQEMSTERWIEIPKEVREVYKKVGRPNPLYRAKGLEDYLDTPAKIYYKREDLSPTGSHKLNSAIAQAYYAKKDGIERLTTETGAGQWGTALSLACSLMGLECTVYMVKVSFQQKPYRKTIMQLYDGEVLASPTDKTSFGRKVRAENPNTPGSLGIAISEAVEDALSDEKTYYSLGSVLNHVLLHQTIIGLETKKQFESIDETPDVLIGCVGGGSNFGGAAFPFMKDKISGDLDCEFLAVEPASCPTLTQGEYRYDYGDTEGLTPLMKMYTLGHDFIPPSVHAGGLRYHGMSPLVALLVHEGLVEGRTVKQTEVFKTGQIFAKCEGVVPAPETCHAIKTGMDEAVKCRKTGEEKNILINFSGHGMLDLQGYADFLEGNLED; from the coding sequence ATGTACAGAATCATGTTAGATGAAAAGGATGTTCCAAAAAAATGGTACAACATAGCCGCAGACCTGCCTGTGGAGCTTCCAGCACCAACACAGACAGAAGAAGGGCATCAGCTTGAAAATTTACCAAAAATATTTTCCAAAGGTGTTTTAGAACAGGAAATGTCCACTGAAAGGTGGATAGAAATTCCAAAAGAGGTTCGTGAGGTTTACAAAAAAGTGGGCAGGCCAAATCCACTCTACAGGGCCAAGGGCCTTGAAGACTACCTGGACACCCCTGCAAAGATCTACTACAAACGTGAAGATCTCTCCCCAACAGGAAGCCACAAGCTCAACAGCGCCATAGCACAAGCATACTACGCTAAAAAAGACGGTATAGAAAGGCTCACAACAGAAACTGGTGCAGGACAATGGGGTACAGCATTATCCCTTGCATGTTCATTAATGGGGCTTGAATGCACAGTTTACATGGTTAAAGTTTCATTCCAGCAGAAACCATACAGAAAAACCATAATGCAGCTCTACGACGGAGAAGTTCTGGCTTCACCAACTGATAAAACATCATTCGGAAGGAAGGTACGGGCTGAGAATCCTAACACCCCGGGTTCCCTTGGAATAGCCATATCTGAAGCTGTTGAAGATGCTCTAAGTGATGAAAAAACCTATTACTCCCTTGGAAGCGTTCTGAACCACGTGCTGCTTCATCAGACCATCATTGGACTTGAAACCAAGAAACAGTTCGAATCAATCGATGAAACACCTGACGTACTCATTGGATGCGTTGGTGGAGGCAGTAACTTCGGTGGTGCAGCCTTCCCATTCATGAAGGACAAAATATCCGGAGACCTGGACTGCGAGTTCCTGGCTGTGGAACCTGCATCATGCCCAACACTCACACAGGGAGAATACAGATACGATTATGGGGATACAGAAGGTCTAACACCCCTTATGAAGATGTACACACTGGGCCATGACTTCATACCGCCATCAGTTCATGCCGGAGGATTGAGGTACCATGGAATGTCTCCTCTGGTTGCATTACTCGTGCATGAGGGACTGGTTGAGGGACGTACAGTCAAACAAACCGAAGTCTTCAAAACAGGTCAGATCTTCGCCAAATGTGAGGGAGTTGTACCTGCACCTGAAACCTGCCACGCCATAAAAACAGGAATGGACGAAGCAGTTAAATGCAGGAAAACTGGAGAAGAAAAGAATATTCTCATTAACTTCTCAGGCCATGGAATGCTTGACCTTCAGGGTTACGCTGACTTCCTCGAAGGTAACTTAGAGGATTAA
- a CDS encoding DUF1786 domain-containing protein, whose protein sequence is MKILTIDVGAGTQDIMLYDTFEPIENSVKMVLPSPTRIFAERIRKHRNDLFVNGETMGGGPINVSIKNHLDKGYRVVMTENSARTVRDDLNQVKAMGIEVVPDGEKHPEIGKVEFKDIDLDAIGAALSNFDVELEFDYIGVAVQDHGFMEGVGDRNFRFMKIKEKLDVPRGPEEFAYFDDAPEYLTRMNGVFRTLKGYKTVVMDSKFASICGATCDERVESMEKFIVMDVGNGHTLAAAFNGEKMVGVFEHHTSALTPEKLDNLVKKLADGTLTHEEVHEDGGHGAIVNDAIGDFECIVATGPRRKILQKSNFKVYYAAPAGDVMMTGPAGLIKTILSKQA, encoded by the coding sequence ATGAAGATCTTAACCATTGATGTGGGTGCAGGAACCCAGGACATAATGCTTTACGATACCTTTGAACCCATTGAAAATTCTGTTAAAATGGTTCTGCCGTCACCAACAAGGATATTCGCAGAAAGGATAAGGAAACACAGGAACGATCTTTTTGTAAACGGTGAGACAATGGGTGGAGGTCCTATAAACGTCTCAATAAAGAACCATCTTGATAAGGGCTACAGGGTGGTCATGACTGAGAACTCTGCAAGAACAGTCAGGGATGATCTGAACCAGGTAAAGGCAATGGGAATTGAAGTAGTTCCAGACGGGGAGAAACACCCTGAAATAGGGAAGGTTGAATTTAAGGACATAGATCTTGATGCAATAGGTGCAGCACTCTCAAACTTCGATGTTGAACTGGAATTTGATTACATTGGGGTTGCAGTTCAGGACCATGGATTCATGGAGGGAGTTGGAGACAGGAACTTCAGATTCATGAAGATAAAAGAAAAACTGGACGTTCCCCGTGGACCTGAAGAATTTGCATACTTCGATGATGCACCAGAATATTTAACAAGGATGAATGGAGTGTTCAGGACCTTGAAGGGTTATAAAACAGTTGTAATGGACTCGAAGTTCGCATCCATATGTGGTGCAACCTGTGACGAACGGGTTGAATCTATGGAGAAGTTCATAGTCATGGATGTCGGAAACGGCCACACACTTGCAGCTGCATTTAATGGAGAAAAGATGGTTGGAGTATTTGAACATCATACCAGTGCACTGACCCCTGAAAAACTTGACAACCTGGTGAAAAAACTTGCAGACGGTACTTTAACCCACGAAGAAGTTCATGAAGATGGAGGCCACGGAGCAATTGTCAATGATGCAATTGGAGACTTTGAATGCATTGTTGCAACTGGACCCAGAAGGAAGATACTCCAGAAATCGAATTTCAAGGTGTACTACGCAGCTCCAGCAGGAGACGTGATGATGACAGGACCTGCAGGGCTTATAAAAACCATACTCTCAAAGCAGGCCTAA